GATTGCCCTCTTCCATCTCCTCCAAATGCCGGAGGCAATTGGCCAGCAGCACGCGCCAGCGCGGTTCCCTGAAGCTCACGAGCGAAAGGGAACAGTTGTCGAATTGAAAGAGCCGGTGAAATTCATCCGGTTCCCGTCCCGCATCCCATGCCAGAAGGACATTGAAAAACGCGGCCAGCGTCCCGCCGTGGGTCACGATCAAAATGTTTTCAGCATCGCTGTTTGTGGAAATTTCCGTAAGAAAATCCGCGGCCCGCCCGATCAACTGCAGACGGCTTTCTCCTCCCGGCGGCGCATTGCGCAGCACATCCCGGCGGTAGGATTCGCACTCCGCCGGGTACAAGGAGGCCCAGTCCTGGGAAGAGGTTCCCTCAAACATCCCGAACTTGATTTCCCTCAGACGCGCATCGGGAATCGGATGCAGGCCGTTTTTTTGAACCAGGATTTGCGATGTTTCCATCGCCCGCGAAAGATCGCTGCTGTAACAAACGGCGT
The Candidatus Methylacidiphilales bacterium DNA segment above includes these coding regions:
- a CDS encoding histidine phosphatase family protein, which codes for MKTFYFVRHGETDWNFQGLVMGQSDIPLNDKGRRQAGLLAGRLSRLKNAVCYSSDLSRAMETSQILVQKNGLHPIPDARLREIKFGMFEGTSSQDWASLYPAECESYRRDVLRNAPPGGESRLQLIGRAADFLTEISTNSDAENILIVTHGGTLAAFFNVLLAWDAGREPDEFHRLFQFDNCSLSLVSFREPRWRVLLANCLRHLEEMEEGNPVPGS